A part of Lagopus muta isolate bLagMut1 chromosome 26, bLagMut1 primary, whole genome shotgun sequence genomic DNA contains:
- the DAPK3 gene encoding death-associated protein kinase 3: MSTFRQESVEDFYEMGEELGSGQFAIVRKCRERKTGLEYAAKFIKKRRLSSSRRGVSREEIEREVDILREIQHPNIITLHDIFENKTDVVLILELVSGGELFDFLAEKESLTEEEATQFLKQILDGVHYLHSKRIAHFDLKPENIMLLDKNVPNPRIKLIDFGIAHKIEAGNEFKNIFGTPEFVAPEIVNYEPLGLEADMWSIGVITYILLSGASPFLGETKQETLTNISAVNYDFDEEYFSSTSELAKDFIRRLLVKDPKKRMTIAQSLEHPWIKVIKRRNVRNEDSGKKAEQRRRLKTTRLKEYTIKSHSSMPPNNTYINFERFSKVMEEVAAAEETLREIQKNKRSFREDIEALLSIYEEKESWYKEENESIGRDLRQIRQELLRAESARQRAQEESRNVMQAAGGLRRRYRRLEKRYGALAEQVASEVRFVQELLWSIEREKLQGGGEDGSIR, from the exons ATGTCCACCTTCCGGCAGGAGAGCGTGGAGGACTTCTACGAGATGGGGGAAGAGCTGGGCAG CGGCCAATTTGCCATCGTGAGAAAATGCCGGGAGAGGAAAACAGGCCTGGAATATGCAGCCAAATTCATCAAAAAGCGACGGCTGTCGTCGAGCCGCCGGGGGGTGAGCAGGGAGGAGATCGAGAGGGAGGTGGACATCCTGAGGGAGATCCAGCACCCCAACATCATCACCCTGCACGACATCTTCGAGAACAAGACGGACGTGGTGCTGATCCTGGAGCTGGTGTCGGGCGGGGAGCTCTTCGACTTCCTGGCGGAAAAGGAGTCGCTGACGGAGGAGGAGGCCACGCAGTTCCTCAAGCAGATCCTGGACGGGGTGCATTACCTGCACTCCAAGCGCATCGCACACTTTGACTTGAAG CCGGAGAACATCATGCTGCTGGACAAGAATGTGCCCAACCCTCGCATCAAACTCATCGACTTTGGGATCGCCCACAAGATCGAAGCTGGGAATGAGTTCAAGAACATTTTCGGGACCCCGGAGTTTGTGG CACCAGAAATCGTGAACTATGAGCCGCTGGGGCTGGAGGCTGACATGTG gaGCATTGGGGTCATCACTTACATCCT GCTGAGCGGGGCCTCCCCCTTCCTGGGGGAAACAAAGCAGGAGACCCTCACCAACATCTCCGCCGTCAACTACGACTTCGATGAGGAATACTTCAGCAGCACCAGCGAGTTGGCCAAGGACTTCATCCGCCGGCTGCTGGTCAAGGACCCCAA GAAGCGGATGACCATAGCTCAGAGCCTGGAGCACCCCTGGATCAAG GTGATCAAGAGGAGGAACGTCCGCAATGAGGACAGTGGGAAGAAGGCGGAGCAGCGACGGCGGCTGAAGACGACGCGGCTGAAGGAATACACCATCAAGTCTCACTCCAGCATGCCGCCCAACAACACCTACATCAACTTCGAACGCTTCTCCAAAGTGATGGAGGAggtggcggcggcggaggaGACCCTCCGTGAGATCCAGAAGAACAAGAGATCCTTCCGGGAGGACATCGAGGCCCTGCTGTCCATCTACGAGGAAAAGGAATCGTGGTACAAAGAGGAGAACGAGAGCATCGGCCGCGACCTGCGGCAGATCCGGCAGGAGCTGCTCCGAGCCGAGTCCGCCCGGCAGCGGGCgcaggaggagagcaggaaTGTGATGCAGGCGGCCGGGGGGCTGCGCCGGCGCTACCGGAGGTTGGAGAAGCGCTACGGTGCCCTGGCTGAGCAGGTGGCATCCGAGGTGCGCtttgtgcaggagctgctgtggtcCATCGAGAGGGAGAAGCTGCAGGGCGGCGGGGAGGATGGCAGCATCCGCTGA